CTGACCTTCTAGAAGGATAATGATTAATATTCCAACCACCCACAGTACAATTTTCCTCAGTTACGAATTTCATTTGATCTAATACTTTCTCACTAATACAtctaaaacaatcaattattgataaaattatttttgtgtcaatACAGATCATCCCGTCATTACCTCTTATTAATGATCTCCATTCTAATTTTTCTGACTTTTTCAttggttttcttctgtttttctgtCTTTTTCCACCCTCTGCTTGTTTACCATTTTGCCACTCTCGCGATTTTTAACTCTCCAAACTGtcctctcttgccatgatgaatcccatCTCAAATTGCATCTGTTCCTTTAAAAAATGCATAAgttccaacaatcagtctttccttctcatcccatacagtaagtctcccctaacctgcagcagacatatttaaagacaaaaagtttgggcagagacatctctgcccaaacctttTAAACTTCTTAACTTTTTaactttttgtctttaaatatgtctgcttgtgtctgtatgtgtgtgtgtgtgtgtgtgtgtgtgtgtgtgtgtgtgtgtgtgtgtgtgtgtgtgcgcgagtgtatacccgtccttttttccccctaaggtaagtctttccgctcccgggattggaatgactccttatcctctcccttaaaacccacatccttttgtctttccctctccttcccctctttcctgatgaggcaacagtttgttgcgaaagcttgaattttgtgtgtatgtttgtgtttgtttgtgtgtctgtcgacctgccagcactttcatttggtaagtcacatcatctttgtttttagatatatttttcctacgtggaatgtttccctctattataaccataaagTTTTAATGACCTAGACAAAATATTAAATGCAAATCTGGAAGTACTGAACACATACTACTCCAGGCAGCATCTATACCCAAACCCTAAAAAAATGACCAGCGTCGTAATGCACCTAACAACAAAGGAACAAATAGAAAACTACAGCTCTCTATGAATAACCAATGTATAAGGTATGAAAGTAAGGCTAAATACTTAGCAGTAAAATTAGATCACACTCTAATGTGCAACTCACATCTACAAGATACAGAACAGAAACAAAAATCCTGTAATGCTAACCTGTCAATGGAATGGCATAGGGCTATGGAGTGAGTACATGGAGGACTTGAGCATTAATCCTTGCCTACAGTGTGGCTGattactgttcaccagtctggatgAAATTGCATATCAGCTAAAGTGCATGTCCAACTGAAGGAAACAGTGTGGATAATCTCTGGAACACTCAGAACCACCCCATGTGCCTGGTGCCCTGTCCTAGAAAACATAAAGCTCCCTGAAATTAAGTGGTCACAGTTACTCACAAGAGCCTACAGAAAGAACATAGACATCTCGGAACTCTTTCAGTGACCTAGTACCTCCAGTCAGACATAAACCAGTCACCTTTATGGAAAATCAACAAAGGACTGCAAAGCTTTGACTTGAAGGCAGCTTGGAAATACCTGTCAACTGTAAGTGGACATATGAACCAAAATTTGGTGGATGAACCCAACAAAAAGAATCAATGGAGTCAACCTACCGAGGAAACCATGAGCAACTTTAGACTGTGTCAGAGCAAATGCTGCTAGGTGTAAACAACTGACAGACAAATGAGGCCACTCAGACAGTCCTGAATGTGAGTGCAGTGCAATCCAATCTGTGGGCCATTTATTTACATGTGAAGTGCATAGCTATAAAGATGAATTAGAGGATGTACACAGACTCAGCCACAGAGTGACTCAAGAATATTTGTAATGTTATATAGTATAACAACACATGTAAGGAATATTGTAATTCAGTACAGAGTTGTAAGAATACTGTCATTACTTCATTATATGGTGATTGTCTTTGGAAGTGctgaatgagtaaataaataaagaaactttgATCAGAGCAGTGCTAAAATTGGAAATACAACTGTTTCTGAAATCATAGAGAAAGTGACATTAGTTTCTGTGTTTTGGTTGAACTGATATCTTTGAGAGTGAGTAAGGCAATAAGGAAGATGAAAGAATAACCAGGCTTGTTTGAAGAACAGCAACAGAGACTGATGTCAGTAAACTGGCATACTAGAAAACCAGTTAATTcattatggaattcttaattataTCGTATGTGGAATATAGCAATAACAACAATCTTCAAGACATGTTAATTACTATTCGTGGAAATagtgacactgtgtgtgtgtgtgtgtgtgtgtgtgtgtgtgtgtgtgtgtgtgtgtgtgtgtgtgtgtggtatttttttttaataatatatttcTGTTCTGTAGATTGTCATGGAGTATTGTGGAGCAGGGTCAGTCTCAGATATTATGAGGCTGCGAAAGAAGACCTTGACGGAAGATGAAATTGCAACAATATTATGTGATACTCTGAAGGGCTTGGAATACCTTCACCTGCGAAGAAAAATCCACAGGGATATTAAAGCAGGCAACATTCTGCTCAACACAGAAGGGCATGCTAAGCTGGCAGATTTTGGCGTGGCTGGCCAACTGACGGTAAACGTACTTTGTTTGGATAGTGTTAATTTTTGAGATTGGAGTCATCTGGTCATATGGTTACCAGGATGCTGCACACAGATGAGAGATTTCTGTAACACTGCTTGATTTTTCATCTGTAAATGTTTACTGTCATTTAAGGAACAAGAAAAATGTGTTGTAATGAAATCTTTTTActttaatttgtacagaaacacctTACTTCAAATGTTCAAACTGTGTGATTGAAATTGAAGTGAGaatgttatcctctctctctctctgtctgtctgtcataTTGCCGTCAGGTACAGATATTTTGCTAATAACGTTCTGCATATATGTCACTGTTGGCTAGGATACCAAGTTACGTAATATTACAGCATatgtttattattattgctttGATTTGACATCTGACTGATGACTGCTATAGCTTtttataagtaagtaagtaaagcaGTCACCAACCTGAAGGTCATTCTGAAAACAACATTGTTTATTAGATGCAgtactgttggaggtggtatgctgttatCTTCCTTCAACCTTTGAACTGGCTTACCCAGTCAGTTATAGAGGGACATATAATTTAATGTCGATTCTGAGTCACAGTATAATTCAGCATttctcacattaacaaacattgccagaggcgAAAGAAGTGATGGATAAGAATCCTAGGATTGACCAGTAACTGAACCCGAGACCTTATGATTTGTAGTTTGGCACTTTACCACTGAGCCACCAAGGCACAAAAATAGGATTATAATATTCTGGGGTTCTTTgaaagaattttcaaaaatttctgtcaCTGTATATTGTGGCAGCTTTATTTGCAGCTGTTGTTCAAAAGCTGTTACATGCTTCAATTGCATGTTCGAAGTGAGAGGTAATTCACATCCCACTCCCAGTCCTACAATTTGATTAAAGTTTGGCCATTACTGTTCtgcattgtttttcttgaaatttaTCTAAGGTACAATGGAAAAGAAGTTAGTGTTGACAATGATTCCTTTATGCTGATCATATTtgtaataaatttaatttaatagATTGAATGTTTAATTTTCTAGGTAGTATATTTGCTACTTCATTTGCTCTGGtaatcataaaaaatggttcagttTTCATATCTTCTTTCACATTTACAAGATTCATTGTAGGTGATGCAGGTATCTGTTAACTGTTTCTGATGCGCTACCGTAATTGAGACAACGCTGGTTGCTGTGAAAAAAGAGCATATATGCTTTTTGTAATTGTTGGAGAGAAGGAATGCTGATTGGACCTTTTttgtgggggaggggatgggggcagTTAAGTTTGTATATAGATGTAATTTGAAGTGCTGAGGAGATACaacttgtaatcgaaattatcaagaacaaataatttaatttgtgaaaaagaaggtaaatattGTCTATAGACTTTTACTTGATGTTGGATCCCTGGACCTTCATAAAACAATTAGTGTGTTTAGCAATCCAGTGCAGAGTGATTTCTTCACAAATTAACAATACTGGGCAAATCTGCTGCTATCATGGTCTGAACAACATGAAATATTTCACTGTCAGCTTGTGTGTTGAAAACGTTCCCCAAGCGACCAATTTGTCAGTAAGATGATGTcgtactgccactgttgttcaaccttctcaGTCTAAAAGTGCTTCCAGAAAATCTTAAGGCGACTGTGAGTACTTTAGCTGCCATGAGAGATGGAGTTttcatcgcgagttgtagcagttttctccgactttgccCGGCGTTCTCCGAGAACCGGAGAAAAGGAAACCTCCGACTGTCAACTgtcaactcatcctgtacctaacccgttctctcTTTACAGCAGCCATGGAGAAAACATATTTTATCTGTAgtaaaattttttcacaggttTTTATGTTAGGCAGGTAAAAAATTCTAAAATctatgcatctaggcaaaaaatcaaaagagagattaaatgcagtacctgtcttatctgtgtcagtcaaaggtcaagttaattattttttctttatgaTATAGCAGTTCATTATAACCAATAGAATCTCAAGCAATAAACAGTACTTTCATTGTGTATGGGCTCCTGGAAATTTGTGTACTGTTTCACATGGTTTGTATTTTCAGCTGGTAATGGATATGAAGCTCTTCCATTCAGTACTCTTCATGTTAATATGATGTCCTACTTTAAAATGGGGAAACTACAGTTGTCCATTGTTGTGAACATTTTGGCAGCTCACCAGTAATAAGATAACAATTTTGTTCctaccagtggcggatacagaaaaacctcaaggagggggcactaaagatatcttgatAACTTTACATTTAccacaataaaaaataatcaagtcacatgcaaagcttaagtaagttttatttaaaatgattatacacatatagggtgttacaaagaggtacggccaaactttcaggaaacactcctcacatacaaagaaagaaaatatgttatgtggacatgtgtccggaaacacttactttccatgttagagctcattttattacttctcttcaaataacattaatcatggaatggaaacacacagcaacagaacgtaccagcatgatttcaaacactttgttacaggaaatgttcaaaatgtcctccgttagcgagggtacatgcatccaccctccatcgcatggaatccctgatgcgctgatgcagccctggagaatggcgtattgtatcacagccgtccacaatacgagcacgaagagtctctacattgggtaccggggttgcgtagacaagagctttcaaatgcccccataaatgaaagtcaagagggttgaggtcaggagagcgtggaggccatggaattggtccgcttctaccattccatcggtcactgaatctgttgttgagaagcgtacgaacacttcgactgaaatgtgcaggagctccatcgtgcatgaaccacatgttgtgtcgtacttgtaaaggcacattttctagcagcacaggtagagtatcccgtatgaaatcatgataacgtgctccattgagcgtaggtggaagaacatgaggcacaatcaagacatcaccaacaatgcctgcccaagcgttcacagaaaatctgtgttgatgattgttgttgttgttgtggtcttcagtcctgagactggtttgatgcagctctccatgctactctatcctgtgcaagcttcttcatctcccagtacctactgcaacctacatccttctgaatctgcttagtgtattcatctcttggtctccccctacgatttttaccctccacgctgccctccaatactaaattggtgatcccttgatgcctcagaacatgtcctaccaactgatcccttcttctggtcaagttgtgccacaaactcctcttctccccaatcctattcagtacctcctcattagttatgtgatctaccaatctaatcttcagcattcttctgtagcaccacatttcgaaagcttctattctcttcttgtccaaactatttaccgtccatgtttcacttccatacatggctacactccatacaaatactttcagaaatgacttcctgacacttaaatctatactcgatgttaacaaatttctcttcttcagaaatgccttccttgccattgccagtctacattttatatcctctctacttcgaccatcatcagttattttgctccccaaatagcaaaactcctttactactttaagtgtctcttttcctaatctaataccctcaacatcacccgacttaattcgactacattccattatcctcgttttgcttttgttgatgttcatcttatatcctccctttaagacaccatccattccgttcaactgctcttccaagtccttgtgatgtgactgcacaattgcgtgtggattctcgtcagcccacacatgttgattgtgaaaatttacaatttgatcacgttggaatgaagcctcatccgtaaagagaacatttgcactgaaacggggattgacacattgttggatgaaccattcgcagaagtgtacccgtgtaggccaatcagctgctgatagtgcctgcacacgctgtacatggtacggaaacaactggttctcccatagcaccctccatacagtgacgtggtcaacgttaccttgtacagcagcaacttctctgacactgacattagggttatcatcatctgcacgaagaattgcctcgtccattgcaggtgtccttgtcgttctaggtcttccccagtcacaagtcataggctggaatgttccatgctccctaagacgccaatcaattgctgcgaacgtcttcctgttgggacacctttgttctggaaatctgtctcgatacaaacgtaccgcaccaaggttattgccccatgctaattcacacatcagatgggcatctgccaactccgcatttgtaaacattgcactgactgcaaaaccacattcgtgatgaacactaacctgttgatgttacgtactgatgtgcttgatgctagtactgtagagcaatgagtcgcatgtcaacacaagcaccgaagtcaacattaccttccttcaattgggccaactggcggtgaatcaaggaagtacagtacatactgacgaaactaaaatgagctctaacatggaaattaagcatttccggacacatgtccacataacatcttttctttatttgtgtgtgaggaatgtttcctgaatgtttggccgtacctttttgtaacaccctgtatacaagataATGCCATCTTATAAAAATGTTACAGGTGTGGTTCTCTCCCTTAAATTATGGATTCTATGCACCTACTGGCAGGAGTGGTGTGGGTGGCAATGTGGGCGGCTCTGCAAGGGGGTTTACGCCCCACGTGCCCGtaatatgtatccgccactggttcCTACTAACTTACTTGTTAAACTAAATGTTATCTTATTTgttatactaaattttattatgtttACAGACCAATCAGAAATTTTCAAGGATCTAATAATTTTGCAATAGAGTGTTTCTGCTCACTTTTTGTGAACTGCATTGTTGAATCCGGTGTGTATTGCATACAAGACCCGCCCAAAGCGTCCATATGGTGCTGTGTCCTGTTGTGCACATTAAGAAATCCATGTCTGTGAGCATTACAGAACTGTCAGAACCTGTATTTTGGGTGTACACTTAATAAGTCGGGGAAGTCTCTGTGTGATAACTacacaaattggaaaaagaaagcaGAGAAAAATGGTGGTCTTGTAAAGTGGTCATCCAAAATAAATACAAGGAAATTTAAGATAAATGCTATAATTAGCATTAAAGAAATCTGAAAACTGACTGAAACATTCCCAACAAATTGCATTGTGGAACACATTTGACTGCATAAAACTGTGTACCCAACCGGGATATGAACCTGAACATTTAACTACCCTGGATCTTAGGTTTCGCAGGAAATATGTCCCACAACTGTGCATTTCTTAGCAATGGATTCTGAATTGGTTTGAAAACACCTCTCTTCAGTTTTTGAAAATGCTTGTTTTTTTGTGTGCTTCAAAGTTTGCAAGATTAGAGCAACTACATATCTCTATCTGTTTTTGTTTATAGCAGTTACTGCTGTActattcagaaatgattttctttgtgtgtcatggtcATTAAGAATGGAAGAGTAAGTAAGTATGTATTCTTGTTCTGCAGGATACGATGGCAAAACGGAATACTGTAATAGGAACACCTTTTTGGATGGCACCTGAAGTAATCCAGGAAATTGGCTATGACTGTGTGGCTGATATCTGGAGTTTAGGTACTCATGCTACATGTAATCATCATGTATAACATCCTAAAAACTAAATAAAGTGTTGAATTAAAGTATTGTTGTTTCAGGAATTACGGCTCTAGAGATGGCTGAGGGAAAGCCACCATATGGTGACATACATCCTATGAGGGCGATATTCATGATCCCCACAAAGCCGCCACCTTCATTTAGAGAGCCAGACCAGTGGTCACCAGAATTTATTGACTTCGTGAGTCGGTGTTTAGTGAAAAATCCAGAAGAAAGGGCCACGGCTACTGAGCTATTACACCATGAATTTATAGGTTTGTGTTCTGTCCTACTGATTCCTTTTATTTTTATGTAGTGTTTTTAATAATGGCAtataaaaaatttttaaagtaCTATATTGGCCTGAATATAAGCCACTTTTTTTATCCAAAATTTGGCTATCAAAAAAAGCTTATCTGTGCGACCTTACAAACACCGTTTTATGTGTGCATCATAGAAACTTCAACTGCAGTGTTTGTTTAGTAGTTTAAAGTGTAACAATAATACTGCTAgtattttaaaattaattgttgtaagTGAGGTAACAGTGTAATAATCATACATTGTAAACATTTTATTTGGATAGCACCTGTTGTTGTGCTCACAATTCTGTTATTTTGCACAATAGATAAATCACAGATTTTGTCTAATTAAAGTGTAAAATTTAGTTTTTGCCAGTAAGCGAAAATGTCAAAAGAATGACGACCATCTTTGGAATACAGCACAATTGTGTTATAAATTTGAAACTTGCCGTTATTCATAATGTGAAGAGTGTGTGTAACAGAGAAACTGCAATTGTATGACTTGAATAACTCTAATGTGTGGTCTTGGATCACATTGGAGAATAAGTTGTGAGCTGTTGTTCTGTCTGGTAAATCATACAAGAGGCCAAAAGCtgagaaaaatactgaattttTAAAGCTAGGGTTCAATATCAGTTGTTACTGTAAGTTTCTGTCTAGTAGTGGCCTCTCTGTCTGGCAAAATAGTTCACGAGCTCAGAGACTGCCAGAAGATTTTGCTGAGAAACTTCTCAGTTTCTAGAGGCACTTGATCCAAATGTAGCAGtgatatttttatcttttattccaAATTGGCTTATTTTTAGGACGTGCGGAGTGTTATAAAGATGATGGGTTATAACGGTGTGAAAAATATCTCATTAAAGAAGCtacaaatgaaaaacaaagaatTACTGTAAAGATACATTATGGCAGATTGAGGAAAGCtgctctctgccccccccctcccctcatccaccccccactccccaccccataGTATTCTGAAGTGTGAAACATTGCTCAAAGAAAATTTCCCACAGGGGCCAGTGATGCATTTCAAGGAAAAAGGTTTGATGAAGGCGAAGCTTAATAATGGATTTGCTGGCTACTGTTTGCAATTGCAAACCTGTTGCACTACTCACACACCCGAAGTAAAGAATAAGACAGATCTAGTTATCGTACCTCAAAGTATGACTGAAATGCAGGTGGCTGATGAAAATGTAAAAAGCCGTTTAGAGCTTGTCTCCAAAAACCCATTTTGATTGGCTTTTAGAGTCGCTTACAGTGTTGTATTTGAGTGGAATATTTACCATGGTGTACAAGACTCAGCAGGTTCAAGAAGTGTTGTGTGTCTAGTGTCCTGGACTGGAGCCATAACAGCGTACAGGAGCAGGCAGATGGACATACTGACAGTGGTGAAACAAATGTTTGTGGTGAAACTAACAATGGTATCAGTCAAGCCTGTGATAAGCAGCAGCATACATCTGTGTAATTTATCTACAGTACACTATAAAGAAATGTGGTAAAGAGTTGACTGTATTGTGAAAAGCTTTCCATATGGGTaatatgacattttttttttctctactgcATTTTCATCTGTCCCAGCCATCCACCCCTTCACCCCAATCTATAAATTTAAAGGTACAGCTTATATTCAGACCAATATGGTAATTTCTCTCCTTACAGAtacaatgttggagttgtttaaCTTGTggccatgtttctttttttttcatttcagtacaataaaagttATGTATGTGGTGGtttattttttgtgtaaattgttgTCTTGTATTATGTAAGAGAGAAAATCTGCTTCCAGGAAATGCCAAACAGCCAAACATATTAAGTCAGATgattgcagaagcacgtgaaataCGAGAAAATCAGAGTTACAGAAATGTAGTGAGCTCTTCAGCTGCTGGAGCTGCTAAACAAAATCATGCAGATGAATCAGTAAGTGAACTGGAAAGTCAGATTCTTTACTATTTGTATTTCTTGATGTCCATAACCTTGAACTTATGGACATAATTCTTGTTTAAAAGTCTcagattttttaaacttttttcagAGTTTTTTTGGCTGTGATAGTTAACAGGTATTGTGAAATAGCTATGTTTCTGTAAAAGAGAACTTAATAAAAAGTGAATGCTCATGATAGATAATGTTCTGCATGTGAAATTAGGTGCATGTTAAGAAGGTGAAATAGTTTAaaagtcgtctctctctctctctctctctctctctctctctctctctctctgtgtgtgtgtgtgtgtgtgtgtgtgtgtgtgtgtgtgtgtgtgtgtgtgtggggggggggggggggaatgtgccacacacacacacacacacacacacacaaacaatcgaATATGTTGATCTGCCTGAGATTACTGGACTACTAAAATGAAATTAGTGACTCTTCGAGAATAGTTACAGCAGATATAACATGCATCCAGCACTATATACCACAGTTAAAGACGCCTCTGTATAGAGTGGAATCACCCAGGAAAACCAAGGAAGCGAAAAGTTAAAAACAACTTTCTGGGAGCAAAGTTACGCTacatttatttgggggggggggggtgttctgttCTGAAGATTACCTAGGGTGATGATCTGTGACAAACAGTGGACGATTAAGAAACATGATAGCCAAAAAGTGTAGATACTTGTTCAGTTACCATCATATTTATTGTACACTGAGGAGATATGATGAAGCAAAGTAGTTAACAGATGTTGTGTTGACATTGTTACAGGATGAGGATGAAGTTGTAAATAACAAAACTATGCTGCAGTATCCTGCAGATTCTGGAACATTAGTGCCAACACGCGATGTTGTTGATGGTACCTTGGTGCCTTGTCGGGACAATGCTACTTTGGTTCCCAATAGTGATGCTGGAACAATGGTTGAACTGCAGTCCAATCTGGGTACAATGGTAATAAACAGTGATACTGAGGAGGAGCCTACAATGAAAAGTAAGTGTCCATTTTGTTTTTACTTCTGATAGGATTGTTAGGGTGACCTGCAACAGCAGAAAGCTGTGAATCAAATAGAATATTAGTGTGCgctatttacatatttttctaaTAGCCTCACTTAAGCTAACACACAGGATCATCAAAAAcattaccaaaaaaaaattaaaaatttttgtctcTTGAAAATTGTACTCTTTTGATCAAAGTTGTTGTCCATGGCAGAATAAAGATTTAGTCCTGTATATCAACTTATGATTCTGATAATGTACACGAAGGAAAGTTTTCTGATGAAACAtttgtttgtaaacaaaaattactttcttttgtagggCATGACACAGGTCCAGGTGAACTGGGAAAAAAGTATCGCCCGCTATTTCTCGATCACTTTGACAAGAAAGAAGCTGAGAACATAAAGGTAAAGAACTAGTTCAATAATGAATTGAAGTAATCTTAAGTACAGACGTCTTACTGACTAAATTATTTGTGCTAGATATTACATTAACGTAGTAGATACACTTGGTTTTCCACATAGGATACGAAGCTTTTTGTATTTGTAGACTCAGCTGTTTTCTGCTGTGGCAGGTACAGAAACTGTTCATGGCATGGTGGTAGCATCTATTGCAAGGAAGTCACCTTATGTTAAAACCCTGCTTCATAGAAACTAAGATCAGAATTAGTTGAGAGTAAACAAAAGTAACAGAACTTATGAGTGAAAATTTTGCTTCACTATATTGCTAAAAGATAATAATTGGTTGGTAATGGCACTTGTAGTTCTGGATTATGAAGTTTTCCCAGCATATTGAGTACACAAAGTTTTAAGACTGCAGCCATGTCTCATTCACTTTCTGCCATTATATTTCCACTGAACATTTATCTGTTACCTTCTGGTCAGCTTAGCAAG
This Schistocerca nitens isolate TAMUIC-IGC-003100 chromosome 1, iqSchNite1.1, whole genome shotgun sequence DNA region includes the following protein-coding sequences:
- the LOC126263247 gene encoding serine/threonine-protein kinase 3 isoform X3 → MSSKSELKKLSEESLTRQPEEVFDIICKLGEGSYGSVYKALHKESGQVLAIKQVPVDTDLQEIIKEISIMQQCDSPWVVKYYGSYFKNTDLWIVMEYCGAGSVSDIMRLRKKTLTEDEIATILCDTLKGLEYLHLRRKIHRDIKAGNILLNTEGHAKLADFGVAGQLTDTMAKRNTVIGTPFWMAPEVIQEIGYDCVADIWSLGITALEMAEGKPPYGDIHPMRAIFMIPTKPPPSFREPDQWSPEFIDFVSRCLVKNPEERATATELLHHEFIGNAKQPNILSQMIAEAREIRENQSYRNVVSSSAAGAAKQNHADESDEDEVVNNKTMLQYPADSGTLVPTRDVVDGTLVPCRDNATLVPNSDAGTMVELQSNLGTMVINSDTEEEPTMKRHDTGPGELGKKYRPLFLDHFDKKEAENIKGGTQAVASTQTLNTGDGVPAALPVVSGSSVLNNNSPHPQTQPQPPAQPQLSAEERQRFQSHLQRQLNQISGAGATGILHHTPVPPPNPFQVPRHHHENQAKFQRAFQDGDFEFLKFLSYEDLQTRMANLDSEMEREIDELRRRYQSKRQPILDAMDQKRKRQQNF
- the LOC126263247 gene encoding serine/threonine-protein kinase 3 isoform X1 is translated as MDTLVFKNGGVFAPAEPTINCKTCKERRRQRQRRASAGQDVEQEQRARDAGPGELKKLSEESLTRQPEEVFDIICKLGEGSYGSVYKALHKESGQVLAIKQVPVDTDLQEIIKEISIMQQCDSPWVVKYYGSYFKNTDLWIVMEYCGAGSVSDIMRLRKKTLTEDEIATILCDTLKGLEYLHLRRKIHRDIKAGNILLNTEGHAKLADFGVAGQLTDTMAKRNTVIGTPFWMAPEVIQEIGYDCVADIWSLGITALEMAEGKPPYGDIHPMRAIFMIPTKPPPSFREPDQWSPEFIDFVSRCLVKNPEERATATELLHHEFIGNAKQPNILSQMIAEAREIRENQSYRNVVSSSAAGAAKQNHADESDEDEVVNNKTMLQYPADSGTLVPTRDVVDGTLVPCRDNATLVPNSDAGTMVELQSNLGTMVINSDTEEEPTMKRHDTGPGELGKKYRPLFLDHFDKKEAENIKGGTQAVASTQTLNTGDGVPAALPVVSGSSVLNNNSPHPQTQPQPPAQPQLSAEERQRFQSHLQRQLNQISGAGATGILHHTPVPPPNPFQVPRHHHENQAKFQRAFQDGDFEFLKFLSYEDLQTRMANLDSEMEREIDELRRRYQSKRQPILDAMDQKRKRQQNF
- the LOC126263247 gene encoding serine/threonine-protein kinase 3/4 isoform X2; this translates as MDTLVFKNGGVFAPAEPTINCKTCKERRRQRQRRASAGQDVEQEQRARDAGPGELKKLSEESLTRQPEEVFDIICKLGEGSYGSVYKALHKESGQVLAIKQVPVDTDLQEIIKEISIMQQCDSPWVVKYYGSYFKNTDLWIVMEYCGAGSVSDIMRLRKKTLTEDEIATILCDTLKGLEYLHLRRKIHRDIKAGNILLNTEGHAKLADFGVAGQLTDTMAKRNTVIGTPFWMAPEVIQEIGYDCVADIWSLGITALEMAEGKPPYGDIHPMRAIFMIPTKPPPSFREPDQWSPEFIDFVSRCLVKNPEERATATELLHHEFIGNAKQPNILSQMIAEAREIRENQSYRNVVSSSAAGAAKQNHADESDEDEVVNNKTMLQYPADSGTLVPTRDVVDGTLVPCRDNATLVPNSDAGTMVELQSNLGTMVINSDTEEEPTMKRHDTGPGELGKKYRPLFLDHFDKKEAENIKTLNTGDGVPAALPVVSGSSVLNNNSPHPQTQPQPPAQPQLSAEERQRFQSHLQRQLNQISGAGATGILHHTPVPPPNPFQVPRHHHENQAKFQRAFQDGDFEFLKFLSYEDLQTRMANLDSEMEREIDELRRRYQSKRQPILDAMDQKRKRQQNF